The following proteins come from a genomic window of Trinickia caryophylli:
- a CDS encoding BrnT family toxin, producing MYFEWDEEKNRANIRKHGIDFNDAIDVFNHPVLTALDSREDYGEERWIALGWMRVTMAVVIYVERSGPAIRVISARRATKHEAKRYEQSVKD from the coding sequence GTGTACTTTGAATGGGACGAAGAGAAGAATCGCGCCAACATCCGTAAGCACGGAATCGACTTTAACGATGCAATCGACGTGTTCAACCATCCAGTGCTCACGGCACTGGACAGCCGGGAGGACTACGGAGAGGAGCGCTGGATCGCACTGGGTTGGATGAGAGTGACGATGGCCGTGGTGATCTATGTGGAGCGTAGCGGGCCGGCGATTCGGGTGATCTCCGCTCGCCGCGCGACCAAACATGAGGCGAAACGATATGAGCAAAGCGTCAAAGACTGA
- a CDS encoding LysR family transcriptional regulator — MLNYRHLYYFWMVVKEGGFARAADRLDMAVQTISAQVRELERTIGRQLLKPAGRGVAMTEAGETAFSHAEQIFHLGEALLEEVRNAEGEHATRLAIGLSDGISKLAAHALLAPVLDTPSLRLLCHEGEHGELLSELALHRLDLVLACRPAPHDADLRVISERLVGSPVDWYGPAALVTKLARMRFPDCLAEVPVLLPTAHGALRARIDRWFEVARVRPRVAGEFEDSALMAVFAARGLGVFPLAELGAEHVSLLRGLRWLGRAEGVVEEIHAIRSRRGQHHALASQVVAAARG, encoded by the coding sequence ATGCTCAACTATCGCCACCTCTACTATTTCTGGATGGTCGTGAAGGAAGGCGGCTTTGCGCGCGCCGCGGACCGGCTGGACATGGCGGTTCAGACCATCAGCGCGCAAGTGCGCGAACTGGAGCGGACCATCGGGCGCCAGTTGCTGAAACCGGCCGGCCGTGGCGTGGCGATGACGGAAGCGGGCGAAACCGCGTTCAGTCACGCCGAGCAGATCTTTCATCTCGGCGAAGCTTTGCTCGAGGAAGTACGCAACGCCGAAGGCGAACACGCGACGCGCCTTGCGATTGGGCTCTCGGACGGTATTTCGAAACTGGCTGCCCACGCGCTGCTTGCACCGGTGCTCGATACGCCCTCGCTGCGGCTGCTCTGCCACGAAGGCGAACACGGCGAGTTGTTGTCGGAACTCGCGCTGCACCGGCTCGACCTGGTGCTCGCCTGCCGGCCCGCGCCTCATGATGCGGACTTGCGCGTAATCAGCGAGCGGCTCGTCGGCTCGCCGGTGGACTGGTACGGGCCAGCGGCACTGGTCACGAAGCTCGCGCGCATGCGTTTTCCGGACTGCCTTGCCGAAGTGCCCGTGCTGTTGCCCACTGCGCACGGTGCGCTGCGGGCGCGGATCGACAGGTGGTTCGAAGTGGCGAGGGTCCGGCCGCGCGTTGCCGGGGAATTCGAGGACAGCGCGTTAATGGCCGTGTTCGCCGCCCGCGGGCTCGGCGTGTTTCCGCTTGCCGAACTGGGGGCCGAGCATGTTTCGCTGCTACGGGGCCTGCGCTGGCTCGGGCGCGCGGAAGGCGTGGTGGAGGAAATCCATGCGATCCGCTCGCGGCGTGGGCAACATCATGCATTGGCGTCGCAGGTTGTGGCTGCGGCGCGGGGATGA
- a CDS encoding ATP-binding protein → MTNPQCNTIKTITLEIRINSNFCHLHHDIHQEWDQAFPANRLLASATLDRLRHNAYCLVLDGHSYRSPRHLPEHHLNLANAG, encoded by the coding sequence TTGACCAACCCACAATGCAACACCATAAAGACCATCACCCTCGAAATCCGTATCAACTCTAATTTTTGCCACCTTCATCACGATATCCATCAAGAATGGGACCAGGCGTTCCCGGCCAATCGCTTGCTGGCCTCCGCTACGCTCGACCGCTTGCGCCACAACGCCTACTGCCTCGTGCTCGACGGACACTCATACCGCAGCCCAAGGCACCTGCCGGAGCATCACTTGAACCTTGCAAACGCTGGATAA
- a CDS encoding DUF1795 domain-containing protein: MTDTSARIRFHEGSIPLPPGYEDRTTNLFVPQDTTTHSNLSVARDWLKDGELLDAYVDRQLALLKARLAGHKLLDRQPEQLGAGEGALSGERIDASYRNGQRAVHQRQAVFLVAPRRALIFTASSPGALDDAFESFWRTWLEGYESVGGSGDEAADAS; encoded by the coding sequence ATGACAGATACCTCTGCTCGCATTCGCTTCCACGAAGGAAGCATTCCCTTGCCGCCCGGCTATGAAGACCGGACGACGAACCTGTTCGTGCCTCAGGATACGACGACGCATTCGAACCTCAGCGTCGCTCGCGACTGGCTCAAAGACGGTGAATTGCTCGACGCCTATGTCGACCGGCAACTCGCCCTGTTGAAGGCGCGACTGGCGGGACACAAGTTGCTGGACCGGCAGCCGGAGCAATTGGGTGCCGGCGAGGGCGCGTTAAGCGGCGAGCGGATCGATGCGAGCTACCGCAACGGTCAGCGCGCGGTCCATCAGCGGCAAGCGGTATTTCTCGTCGCGCCGCGGCGCGCCTTGATCTTTACCGCATCCAGTCCCGGTGCGTTAGACGACGCGTTCGAGTCGTTCTGGCGCACTTGGCTCGAGGGATACGAAAGCGTGGGCGGTAGCGGCGACGAGGCTGCCGACGCAAGCTGA
- a CDS encoding BrnA antitoxin family protein, with protein sequence MSKASKTDWKRLEKLKDDQIDTSDIPELDDEFFARAELHVPPKQAVTMRLDVDVLNWFKEQGQGYQTRINKLLRAYMLAHQRRHS encoded by the coding sequence ATGAGCAAAGCGTCAAAGACTGACTGGAAACGTCTCGAAAAGCTCAAGGATGACCAGATCGACACGAGCGACATCCCTGAATTGGACGACGAGTTCTTCGCACGCGCGGAACTGCACGTGCCCCCGAAGCAGGCGGTGACGATGCGGCTGGACGTGGACGTCCTGAACTGGTTCAAAGAGCAGGGCCAGGGATACCAGACGCGCATCAACAAGCTGCTGCGCGCCTACATGCTTGCGCATCAGCGCCGGCATTCGTAA
- a CDS encoding RHS repeat-associated core domain-containing protein, producing the protein MFEAARVTDPIEHTSALTGFLIGAALGIALIAAVAFATFTCGFGVALLAGLAAGVGASGLLSLGESIGKMFTSTTGAIISGSSNVFINGKSAAYATASGVTCSKHSPLPLVAQGSSGVFINGKPAARKGDKITCGASIEDGSHNTFIAGGTSTYLPYDDEVPPWLRTAVDWAFALAGLVGGLAGLVKAAGGLSRCVLPCAAKFIGGYVIGEVVGRYVAGPIISRAMGGLFGHPVDVTTGRKILLADDETDFVVPSPLPVVCSRFYASNLTAEGTLGRGWVLPWELRLQPRDGRLWYTDAQGRESGFPLIERGHTAFSEADQRYLTCTPDGRYILYDLGETYYDFGRVDRTSDRIAWVRRIEDQAGQWQQFERDSQGRVRTILTSGGVQLALDYEAGHGRLASIAWIGERDRVSLVSYGYDEHGQLASVTDANGATVRAFSYESGLMTSHVNALGFTCRYEWAEVDGQPRVVATSTSEGERWRFGYDTGNRESWIEHDDGRRARWHYDEQFQIVECIDLDGGRYVIENNEAGMPTAFHLPGGREVKLVYDEAGRIVEETDPLGRTTRTRYDGNSMRPTEIELPDGSRWHAEYDRQGRLLRTRDPLGRETRYEYPEALTALPVAQIDARGGRKTLQWNALGQLTAYTDCSGKTSRYEYDSYGRLVAFLNPQGERTGFERRLTGEPVRIALPDGSEEAFEYDAAGLPVRHVDMGGRIRRWLRDQSGRVLEAIDAAERTLHYRYDPEGRLSELANDAGGRYGFDYDAGGRISRETRPDGIVRRFAYGEAGELLAIETVGVWDRRAAANATSRAKPQAEVPVRMTRFERDKTGRLLAQHTDTEVTAYEYDAGDRLLAAERVPTDKGTSLGIAAQEVRFEYDKAGRLVAEHGVNGTVRYTLDELDNIATLALPHGEPIDMLRYGSGHVHQIRVGEHVVSDFERDDLHREVMRTQGRLTLRMGYDVLGRRQWQSSAAAGEALGPAQGRFWRSYRYDRAGELAEQTDSIRGTTRYRYDAVGQLLRQVRVSERNVEGSVEEFAWDAAGNLLDEVQRKSRGAVEGNRLLMWQDLRFEYDAWGNLSVKRKGANQVQRFTYDGQDRLIAVRTETPRGVTEARFEYDPLGRRTAKTEMERDWHGHTHAPVNKRFVWQGLRLAQEVRETGASSYIYSPEADYLPIARVDAAIAEGMAAAAIEKAKRTARVYHFQTDLVGAPLEVTDEAGELAWAGRYAAWGKVDRGEDRLYMPKIEQPLRYAGQYADDSTGLHYNTFRYYDPDVGRFINQDPIGLMGGLNLYRYAPSPLNWTDPLGWMPLSNPVLQGHHMVPWQMASHFGIAPFNSQTGVPAMYWNDAQWSGVEHSAMHGYNNLGVDTKPLVKPSQLGKTNLNSQSWMESLEKHYSNPDLKNIRGDLHIINEDGTKGRLLAKNVSPAEAWEQTKKWGNAKKGGC; encoded by the coding sequence ATGTTCGAGGCAGCGCGCGTTACCGATCCGATCGAACACACGAGTGCACTGACCGGTTTCCTGATCGGCGCGGCGCTCGGTATTGCGCTGATCGCTGCGGTTGCATTTGCCACGTTTACGTGCGGGTTCGGTGTGGCATTGCTCGCGGGGCTTGCTGCCGGCGTGGGAGCGAGTGGGCTCCTGAGCTTGGGGGAGTCGATAGGCAAGATGTTCACGTCGACGACCGGCGCGATTATTTCCGGCTCCTCCAACGTATTCATCAACGGAAAGTCCGCAGCCTATGCGACGGCCAGCGGGGTAACCTGCAGCAAGCACAGCCCGCTGCCGCTCGTGGCGCAGGGCTCGTCGGGCGTCTTCATCAATGGTAAGCCCGCGGCCCGCAAAGGCGACAAGATCACGTGTGGCGCCTCGATCGAGGACGGCTCGCACAACACCTTCATCGCGGGCGGCACCTCCACCTACCTGCCTTACGACGACGAAGTGCCGCCCTGGCTGCGTACCGCCGTGGACTGGGCGTTCGCCCTGGCGGGGTTGGTCGGCGGATTGGCGGGGCTCGTGAAAGCGGCCGGCGGGTTGTCGCGCTGCGTGTTGCCTTGCGCAGCCAAGTTTATCGGTGGCTACGTGATTGGCGAGGTGGTCGGACGCTATGTTGCGGGGCCGATCATCAGCCGCGCGATGGGCGGGCTTTTCGGGCACCCCGTGGATGTCACGACGGGCCGCAAGATCCTGCTCGCCGACGACGAGACCGATTTCGTGGTGCCGAGCCCGTTACCGGTTGTCTGCTCGCGCTTTTACGCGAGCAACCTGACGGCCGAAGGCACGCTGGGCCGAGGGTGGGTGCTGCCGTGGGAATTGCGTTTGCAGCCGCGCGACGGCCGGCTTTGGTACACCGATGCACAGGGGCGCGAAAGTGGATTTCCGCTGATCGAGCGAGGCCATACCGCTTTTAGCGAGGCTGATCAACGTTACCTCACGTGCACGCCGGATGGGCGCTACATCCTCTACGATCTCGGCGAGACCTATTACGACTTCGGACGTGTGGACCGCACGTCGGATCGAATTGCGTGGGTGCGCCGTATCGAAGACCAAGCGGGGCAGTGGCAACAATTCGAGCGTGACAGCCAGGGGCGCGTGCGTACGATTCTGACGAGCGGCGGCGTGCAGTTGGCGCTTGATTACGAAGCCGGGCACGGCCGGCTTGCGTCGATCGCTTGGATCGGCGAACGAGATCGTGTTTCACTGGTGTCGTATGGGTATGACGAGCACGGACAACTGGCTTCGGTGACCGATGCCAACGGTGCGACCGTTCGCGCTTTCTCGTACGAGAGCGGGCTGATGACGAGCCACGTCAATGCGCTCGGCTTCACGTGCCGATACGAGTGGGCCGAAGTCGACGGGCAACCGCGCGTGGTGGCCACGTCGACGAGCGAGGGCGAACGCTGGCGTTTCGGCTACGACACGGGTAACCGCGAGAGCTGGATCGAGCACGACGACGGCCGCCGGGCGCGGTGGCATTACGACGAGCAGTTTCAGATCGTGGAGTGCATCGATCTCGATGGTGGGCGATACGTCATCGAGAACAACGAGGCCGGCATGCCCACGGCGTTCCATTTGCCGGGCGGGCGCGAGGTCAAGCTCGTGTACGACGAAGCGGGCCGCATCGTGGAAGAGACGGACCCGCTCGGTCGTACCACGCGTACGCGATACGACGGCAACAGCATGCGTCCGACGGAGATCGAATTGCCCGACGGCAGCCGCTGGCACGCCGAATACGACCGGCAGGGGCGCCTGCTGCGCACGCGCGATCCGCTCGGCCGCGAAACGCGCTACGAATACCCCGAGGCGTTGACGGCTCTGCCGGTTGCGCAAATCGACGCGCGTGGAGGGCGCAAGACACTGCAATGGAATGCGCTGGGGCAATTGACGGCCTATACCGATTGCTCGGGTAAAACGTCGCGCTACGAATATGATTCGTATGGCCGGCTTGTGGCATTTCTCAATCCGCAGGGAGAGCGTACGGGGTTCGAGCGCCGGCTGACCGGAGAACCGGTGCGCATTGCGTTGCCGGATGGCAGCGAAGAGGCCTTCGAATATGACGCAGCGGGGCTGCCTGTTCGACATGTGGATATGGGCGGACGGATACGTCGATGGCTGCGTGACCAGAGCGGGCGGGTGCTCGAGGCGATCGACGCGGCGGAAAGGACGCTGCATTATCGCTACGACCCGGAGGGGCGGCTCAGCGAGTTGGCCAACGACGCTGGCGGGCGCTACGGGTTCGACTACGACGCAGGTGGGCGTATCAGCCGCGAGACGCGTCCTGATGGCATCGTACGGCGGTTCGCGTATGGCGAGGCGGGCGAACTGCTTGCCATCGAGACGGTAGGGGTGTGGGACAGGCGGGCCGCCGCGAATGCGACGAGCCGGGCCAAGCCGCAGGCTGAGGTGCCGGTCCGCATGACGCGTTTCGAGCGCGACAAGACGGGGCGTTTGCTGGCGCAGCATACCGATACGGAAGTTACCGCGTATGAGTACGATGCGGGCGACCGGCTGTTGGCGGCCGAGCGTGTGCCGACGGACAAGGGCACGTCGCTCGGGATTGCGGCTCAGGAAGTACGGTTCGAATACGACAAGGCAGGGCGCCTGGTTGCCGAGCACGGCGTGAACGGGACGGTTCGCTATACGCTCGATGAACTGGACAACATTGCCACGCTTGCGTTGCCGCATGGCGAGCCGATCGACATGTTGCGGTATGGCTCGGGCCACGTGCATCAGATTCGGGTGGGCGAGCACGTCGTGAGCGATTTCGAGCGCGATGATTTGCACCGCGAGGTGATGCGTACACAGGGGCGGCTGACGTTGCGCATGGGGTACGACGTGCTGGGGCGCCGGCAATGGCAGTCTTCGGCGGCGGCTGGAGAAGCGCTCGGGCCTGCGCAGGGGCGGTTCTGGCGCAGCTATCGCTACGATCGGGCGGGCGAACTGGCGGAGCAAACCGACAGCATCCGGGGCACGACGCGGTACCGGTACGACGCCGTGGGGCAATTGCTGCGGCAGGTGCGGGTGAGCGAGCGGAACGTGGAGGGCAGCGTTGAGGAGTTCGCCTGGGACGCCGCGGGTAATCTGCTGGACGAAGTGCAGCGCAAGAGCCGGGGCGCGGTGGAGGGCAATCGTCTTTTGATGTGGCAAGACCTGCGGTTCGAATACGATGCGTGGGGGAATCTGTCGGTCAAGCGCAAGGGTGCGAATCAGGTCCAGCGGTTCACGTACGATGGGCAGGACCGGTTGATTGCGGTGCGGACGGAAACGCCGCGCGGGGTCACGGAAGCGCGATTCGAGTACGACCCGCTTGGACGGCGTACGGCGAAGACGGAGATGGAGCGGGATTGGCATGGGCATACGCATGCGCCGGTGAACAAGCGGTTCGTATGGCAGGGGTTGCGTCTGGCGCAGGAGGTGCGGGAGACGGGGGCGAGCAGCTACATCTATAGTCCGGAGGCGGACTACCTGCCGATCGCGAGAGTGGATGCGGCGATTGCCGAGGGGATGGCGGCTGCGGCGATCGAGAAGGCGAAGCGCACGGCGCGTGTGTACCATTTCCAGACGGATCTCGTGGGTGCGCCGCTGGAGGTGACGGACGAAGCGGGAGAGCTTGCGTGGGCGGGGCGGTACGCGGCGTGGGGGAAGGTCGACCGGGGCGAGGACCGGCTGTATATGCCGAAGATCGAGCAGCCGCTGCGGTATGCCGGGCAGTATGCCGATGATAGTACCGGGCTGCATTACAACACGTTTCGGTATTACGATCCGGATGTGGGGCGGTTTATCAATCAGGATCCGATTGGGTTGATGGGCGGGCTGAATCTCTATCGTTATGCACCTAGTCCTCTCAACTGGACCGATCCGCTCGGGTGGATGCCGCTGTCTAACCCCGTATTGCAAGGCCATCACATGGTCCCGTGGCAGATGGCGTCTCACTTCGGTATCGCACCATTCAATTCGCAAACGGGTGTCCCAGCGATGTATTGGAACGACGCTCAATGGAGCGGTGTGGAGCACAGTGCGATGCACGGCTACAACAATCTCGGGGTGGATACAAAACCTCTGGTGAAGCCTAGTCAGCTTGGAAAGACAAATCTTAACTCTCAGAGTTGGATGGAGAGTCTAGAAAAACACTATTCAAATCCGGATCTCAAGAATATTCGAGGTGATTTGCATATTATTAATGAGGATGGAACAAAGGGGCGCCTTCTGGCGAAGAACGTCTCTCCGGCCGAAGCTTGGGAGCAAACGAAGAAATGGGGTAATGCAAAAAAGGGTGGATGTTAG
- a CDS encoding CmpA/NrtA family ABC transporter substrate-binding protein encodes MDTDTLAHAEPSPVLEKTHLRLGFVALSDAAPLMAAKVLEFGHRHGLTLELCRQPSWAAVRDKLLSGELDAAHALYGLVYGVQLGIGGPQADMAVLMVLNRNGQAITLSTPLARALDMTGGDLKAALAKLGRTPVFAQTFPTGTHAMWLYYWLAAQGVHPLKDIESVVIPPPRMVDALARQTLDGFCAGEPWHALAEASGAGETVAATSEIWPGHPEKVLACRRDFVSRYPATARALIRTMLEACRWVDTPSHREEIAPWLAEADALDVPRELIVPRLVGREGGRRFGKPPLPVAFFEGGAVNYPRISDGRWFIAQYRRWGLLKGEPTTAEQDAAVAAAINQTALYREAAALADVPIPEETRTDVLCDGMTWR; translated from the coding sequence ATGGATACCGATACGCTTGCCCACGCCGAGCCGTCGCCCGTGCTCGAAAAGACGCACCTTCGGCTCGGGTTCGTCGCCCTTTCCGACGCCGCGCCGCTCATGGCTGCCAAAGTACTCGAATTCGGGCACCGGCACGGGCTCACGCTCGAACTATGCCGGCAACCCTCCTGGGCCGCCGTACGCGACAAGTTGCTATCGGGCGAACTCGATGCAGCCCACGCGCTTTACGGGCTCGTCTATGGCGTGCAGCTCGGCATCGGCGGGCCGCAGGCCGACATGGCCGTGCTGATGGTGCTCAACCGGAACGGCCAGGCCATTACGCTCTCGACCCCGCTTGCCCGGGCGCTCGACATGACCGGCGGCGATCTGAAAGCCGCGCTCGCCAAGCTCGGACGCACGCCCGTCTTTGCGCAGACGTTTCCCACCGGCACGCATGCGATGTGGCTCTACTATTGGCTCGCGGCCCAGGGCGTGCATCCGCTCAAGGACATCGAGAGCGTGGTGATTCCGCCGCCGCGGATGGTCGATGCGCTGGCGCGCCAGACGCTCGACGGTTTCTGCGCGGGCGAACCCTGGCATGCGCTGGCCGAAGCGAGCGGCGCGGGCGAAACCGTTGCCGCGACGAGCGAGATCTGGCCTGGGCACCCGGAAAAGGTGCTGGCCTGCCGGCGCGACTTCGTCTCGCGCTATCCGGCCACGGCGCGCGCGCTGATTCGCACGATGCTGGAAGCGTGCCGATGGGTGGACACGCCGTCGCATCGAGAAGAAATTGCACCGTGGCTTGCCGAAGCCGACGCGCTCGACGTGCCGCGCGAACTCATCGTACCTCGGCTTGTGGGGCGCGAAGGAGGCCGCCGCTTCGGCAAGCCTCCCCTGCCCGTCGCGTTCTTCGAGGGCGGCGCCGTCAACTATCCGCGCATTTCCGATGGGCGGTGGTTTATTGCGCAATACCGGCGCTGGGGTTTGCTCAAGGGCGAGCCCACCACGGCCGAGCAGGACGCGGCCGTGGCCGCCGCCATCAACCAGACGGCGCTTTATCGCGAAGCCGCCGCGCTGGCCGATGTACCGATTCCGGAAGAGACGCGCACGGATGTATTGTGCGACGGCATGACGTGGCGGTAA
- a CDS encoding TFIIB-type zinc ribbon-containing protein, protein MKCPVCKTSDLLMAERRSIEIDYCPTCRGIWLDRGELDKLIALEDDAPDASVARHSRDDDYRRRDERRYDHGRKHDDDYRSGNYGHRRKRSLFDMFDFD, encoded by the coding sequence ATGAAGTGTCCCGTTTGCAAGACGTCCGATCTGTTGATGGCCGAGCGCCGTTCGATCGAAATCGACTATTGCCCGACGTGCCGCGGCATTTGGCTCGATCGCGGCGAGCTGGACAAGCTGATAGCACTCGAGGACGATGCGCCGGACGCATCCGTGGCGCGGCACTCCCGCGACGACGATTACCGCCGTCGCGACGAACGCCGCTATGACCACGGGCGCAAGCACGACGACGACTATCGTTCAGGGAACTACGGGCACCGCAGGAAGCGTTCGCTGTTCGATATGTTCGACTTCGATTGA
- a CDS encoding ANTAR domain-containing response regulator produces the protein MLRILLVTDTEKPIGEMREALARLGYEMLAEAATPQALPKVVERERPDVIIIDTESPSRDTLENLAVMNEAAPRPVLMFSHDANQQLIREAVDAGVTAYLAEGLAPERLAPILEVALARFAHEEKLRQRLAKVEGELAERKTIDRAKRLLMERGKMSEHDAYATLRKRAMDAGVRLAEIARRLVEAADSSR, from the coding sequence ATGCTGCGCATCCTGCTCGTCACCGATACCGAGAAACCCATCGGCGAAATGCGCGAGGCCCTCGCACGCCTCGGCTATGAAATGCTTGCCGAGGCGGCTACGCCCCAGGCCTTGCCGAAAGTAGTCGAGCGCGAGCGGCCCGACGTCATCATCATCGATACGGAATCGCCTTCGCGCGACACGCTCGAAAACCTGGCCGTCATGAACGAAGCCGCCCCGCGGCCCGTGCTGATGTTCAGCCACGACGCGAATCAGCAGTTGATCCGCGAGGCCGTGGATGCGGGCGTGACCGCCTATTTGGCAGAAGGGCTGGCGCCCGAGCGGCTGGCGCCGATTCTCGAAGTGGCGCTCGCGCGCTTCGCGCACGAGGAAAAGCTGCGGCAGCGCCTGGCGAAGGTGGAAGGCGAGCTTGCCGAGCGCAAGACGATCGACCGCGCCAAACGGCTTCTGATGGAGCGCGGCAAGATGTCCGAGCACGACGCCTACGCCACGCTGCGCAAACGCGCGATGGACGCGGGCGTACGGCTCGCCGAGATCGCCCGCCGGCTCGTCGAGGCGGCCGACTCATCGAGGTAG
- a CDS encoding TerC family protein, whose product MDYLLALATDPAAWAALVTLVVMEIVLGIDNLMFIAILSKKLPEAQRARTQRIGILLALVLRLGLLGTIAWITQLTQPVFSLFGQNFSWRDLILIGGGLFLVWKATREIHHHVSPEGATSGAAGTAAQLTAWAAIGQILMLDLVFSVDSIITAVGMTEHMPIMVIAVIAAVTAMLFAAKPLTRFIDGNPTIVMLALSFLLVIGMTLIADGFGTHVPKGYIYAAMAFSAFVEGMNMLARRAWSKHGSRSERQSS is encoded by the coding sequence ATGGACTATCTGCTCGCTCTCGCTACCGATCCCGCTGCCTGGGCCGCCCTCGTTACGCTCGTTGTCATGGAGATCGTGCTTGGAATCGATAATCTGATGTTCATCGCGATCTTGAGCAAGAAACTGCCCGAGGCGCAGCGCGCGCGTACGCAACGCATCGGTATTCTGCTGGCGCTCGTGCTGCGCCTTGGCTTGCTTGGCACGATCGCATGGATCACGCAACTCACACAGCCCGTCTTCTCTCTCTTCGGTCAGAACTTTTCGTGGCGCGATCTGATTCTGATCGGCGGCGGCCTGTTCCTCGTCTGGAAGGCGACGCGCGAGATCCATCACCATGTCTCGCCGGAAGGCGCAACGTCCGGAGCGGCGGGCACGGCCGCACAGCTGACGGCGTGGGCGGCGATTGGCCAGATATTGATGCTCGACCTCGTGTTCTCGGTCGACAGCATCATCACCGCGGTCGGTATGACTGAGCACATGCCCATCATGGTGATCGCCGTGATTGCCGCCGTGACGGCGATGCTGTTCGCCGCCAAGCCGCTCACGCGCTTCATCGACGGCAACCCCACCATCGTCATGCTCGCGCTCAGTTTCCTGCTGGTCATCGGCATGACGTTGATCGCGGATGGCTTCGGCACGCATGTGCCCAAGGGCTACATCTATGCGGCGATGGCATTCTCCGCGTTCGTCGAAGGCATGAACATGCTGGCGCGTCGAGCCTGGTCGAAGCACGGCAGTCGGTCTGAAAGACAAAGTTCGTAA